The proteins below come from a single Streptomyces spongiicola genomic window:
- a CDS encoding sugar kinase — protein sequence MTRSPATPAQRADGGLLTFGETMGLITATTIGTLEYAREVTFGIGGAESNVAIGAARLGVPVTWIGRVGSDAAGDLVGRRLRAEGIRTEAVRDTSFTGLMVRHHRAATVVHVDYHRAGSAGSRLTSRDIPVDAVRRAAILHLTGITPALSASARQATWDAVAAAKANDVIVSLDVNHRGKLWDRATARRELRRLVAEADIVFAGIEEARLVLDSAADDPRHLAAALAATGPGEAVVKTGARGCTAHIDGAIHEQPALPVPAVDTVGAGDAFVAGYLAEHLRGADPVQRLRTACAMGAYAVSVPGDCELLPTRGELEAFLTTGDVLR from the coding sequence GTGACCCGCTCCCCGGCCACGCCCGCGCAGCGGGCCGACGGCGGTCTGCTCACCTTCGGCGAGACGATGGGCCTGATCACCGCCACCACGATCGGCACCCTGGAGTACGCACGCGAAGTCACCTTCGGCATCGGCGGCGCCGAGAGCAACGTGGCCATCGGCGCCGCGCGCCTCGGGGTCCCGGTCACCTGGATCGGCCGGGTGGGGAGCGACGCGGCGGGAGATCTCGTCGGACGCCGCCTGAGGGCGGAAGGCATCCGGACCGAGGCGGTCCGGGACACCTCCTTCACCGGCCTCATGGTCCGCCACCACCGCGCCGCCACGGTGGTCCACGTGGACTACCACCGCGCCGGATCGGCCGGCTCCCGCCTCACCTCACGCGACATCCCGGTCGACGCGGTCCGGCGGGCCGCGATTCTGCATCTCACCGGCATCACCCCGGCCCTCAGCGCCTCCGCCCGCCAGGCCACCTGGGACGCGGTCGCCGCGGCGAAGGCCAACGACGTGATCGTCAGCCTCGACGTGAACCACCGCGGCAAGCTCTGGGACCGAGCCACGGCCCGCCGCGAGCTGCGACGACTCGTCGCCGAGGCGGACATCGTCTTCGCCGGGATCGAGGAAGCCCGGCTCGTCCTCGATTCAGCGGCGGACGATCCCAGGCACCTGGCCGCGGCACTGGCGGCGACGGGGCCGGGCGAGGCCGTCGTGAAGACCGGAGCCCGGGGATGCACCGCCCACATCGACGGCGCGATCCACGAGCAACCGGCCCTGCCCGTCCCCGCCGTCGACACCGTCGGGGCGGGCGACGCCTTCGTGGCCGGGTACCTGGCGGAACACCTGCGAGGAGCCGACCCCGTCCAAAGGCTCCGGACAGCCTGCGCCATGGGCGCCTACGCCGTGTCCGTCCCCGGCGACTGCGAACTGCTTCCGACCCGCGGTGAACTGGAGGCCTTTCTGACCACCGGGGACGTCCTGCGATGA
- a CDS encoding GNAT family N-acetyltransferase → MRIRSAEACELPFVQDIERAAGEPFRSLGMAAVADDDPPPLDELERYRRSGGLWVTDAGDGRLVAYLLTEPVDGAAHIEQLSVHPDFARRGLGRELIGHLASAARSRGLSALTLTTFIDVPWNAPYYARLGFRALGEDELTEGLRNILKAEAAHGLDRWPRTCMRHPL, encoded by the coding sequence ATGCGCATACGGTCGGCCGAAGCATGCGAGCTACCGTTCGTCCAGGACATCGAGCGAGCCGCCGGTGAGCCCTTCCGCTCCCTCGGCATGGCCGCGGTCGCGGACGACGATCCCCCGCCGCTCGACGAACTGGAGCGGTACCGGAGGTCCGGCGGACTGTGGGTGACGGATGCGGGTGACGGCCGGCTCGTGGCGTATCTGCTCACCGAGCCCGTGGACGGTGCCGCCCACATCGAGCAGCTCTCCGTCCATCCGGACTTCGCGCGGCGCGGACTCGGCCGGGAACTGATCGGCCATCTGGCGTCCGCGGCCAGGTCCAGGGGCCTGAGCGCGCTGACCCTGACCACGTTCATCGACGTGCCCTGGAACGCGCCCTACTACGCCCGACTCGGCTTCCGCGCCCTCGGCGAGGACGAACTCACCGAGGGACTGCGGAACATCCTGAAGGCGGAGGCCGCACACGGGCTCGACCGCTGGCCCCGTACCTGCATGCGCCACCCGCTCTGA
- a CDS encoding magnesium and cobalt transport protein CorA: MPRRSRSTPASKGSSWRRRVSPATAPPRSGEPAAPAPPEQTPTGQDQRSIVQAALYRDGRRVSSPASLAETFRLLREDPAGMAWIGLHRPTEAELRALAEEFDLHELAVEDAMEAHQRSKLERYGETLFVVLRAARYLDAVEEVDFGELHVFVGRDFVITVRHGAAPDLSAVRRRMETDPGLLALGPEAVLYAILDAVVDGYAPVVAGVQNDIDEIETEVFGGDPAVSRRIYELSREMVEFQRATRPLVGMLHGLMAGFAKYGTDEELQRYLRDVADHVTHISERVDGFRQALADILTVNATLVTQQQNAEMRALAEAGFEQNEEIKKISAWAAILFAPTLVGTIYGMNFVNMPELHWGFGYPFAILLMAGVCLTLYFVFKRRDWL, encoded by the coding sequence ATGCCCCGACGAAGCCGTTCCACCCCGGCCTCGAAAGGGAGCTCCTGGCGCCGTCGCGTCTCCCCCGCCACCGCCCCGCCCAGGTCCGGGGAGCCCGCTGCGCCCGCCCCGCCCGAGCAGACCCCTACGGGGCAGGACCAGCGCAGTATCGTCCAGGCGGCGCTCTACCGCGACGGCCGCCGGGTCTCGTCGCCCGCGTCGCTCGCGGAGACCTTCCGCCTGCTCCGGGAGGACCCGGCCGGTATGGCGTGGATCGGTCTCCACCGGCCGACCGAGGCGGAACTGCGGGCTCTGGCCGAGGAGTTCGACCTGCATGAGCTGGCAGTCGAGGACGCCATGGAGGCGCATCAGCGGTCCAAGCTGGAGCGGTACGGGGAGACCCTCTTCGTCGTGCTCCGCGCCGCCCGCTACCTCGACGCCGTGGAGGAGGTCGACTTCGGCGAGCTGCACGTCTTCGTCGGCCGCGACTTCGTGATCACGGTCCGCCATGGAGCGGCCCCGGACCTCTCGGCCGTGCGCCGCCGCATGGAGACCGATCCCGGGCTGCTCGCCCTGGGCCCCGAGGCGGTGCTCTACGCCATCCTCGACGCGGTCGTGGACGGGTACGCGCCCGTCGTCGCCGGTGTGCAGAACGACATCGACGAGATCGAGACGGAGGTCTTCGGCGGCGATCCCGCGGTGTCCCGCCGTATCTACGAGCTCTCCCGCGAGATGGTCGAGTTCCAGCGCGCGACCCGGCCGCTGGTCGGCATGCTGCACGGCCTGATGGCGGGCTTCGCCAAGTACGGCACGGACGAGGAGCTCCAGCGGTACCTTCGCGACGTCGCCGACCATGTCACCCACATCAGCGAGCGGGTCGACGGCTTCCGGCAGGCCCTGGCGGACATCCTGACGGTGAACGCGACCCTGGTCACCCAGCAGCAGAACGCGGAGATGCGGGCGCTGGCGGAGGCGGGCTTCGAGCAGAACGAGGAGATCAAGAAGATCTCGGCGTGGGCGGCGATCCTCTTCGCGCCCACACTGGTGGGAACCATCTACGGCATGAACTTCGTGAACATGCCGGAGCTGCACTGGGGGTTCGGCTACCCGTTCGCGATCCTGCTGATGGCAGGGGTGTGCCTGACCCTCTACTTCGTCTTCAAGCGGCGGGACTGGCTGTAG
- a CDS encoding flotillin family protein, translating to MNPVVIAVVGVVVLLVLLALVVVTRYKVAGPSEAFIITGRRGKKATDPETGRIFTDNSGQKVVVGGGVFVVPFVQQRFTLDLSSRHIPVAVRGAVTLRGIKAHLEGVAIVKVGGTEDSIRAAAQRFLVQQDGIVGFTQEVLSGALRSIVGRMSVEDIIRDRAAFAGQVAEEAEASLSGQGLVLDAFQIQDITTEGSYLEDLGRPEAARAKQEADIAEAVARRASEQARLKAEEEIAVAQRTFALKQAEIKAETDEAAARAAAAGPLAEADRQQEILSQQEKVAERRAALTDRELDTQVRKPADAARYQAEQEAEARRVALVKQAEADAQRARLTGEGEKAHRAALADAVRIEGEADAAAIAAKGAAEADAMHKKADAFERYGDAAVLQMLVEVLPQVVGKAAEPLSAIDKMTVISTDGAGKLPRAVADNVAQGLELLGSTTGVDLAEVLRGITQKGTTHRGSAQKGTGPESGSTAENGAVEITG from the coding sequence ATGAACCCAGTTGTCATCGCCGTGGTGGGAGTCGTCGTACTCCTCGTCCTGCTGGCCCTCGTCGTCGTCACGCGATACAAGGTCGCAGGCCCCAGTGAGGCGTTCATCATCACCGGCCGGCGCGGAAAGAAGGCGACCGACCCCGAAACCGGGCGGATCTTCACCGACAACAGCGGCCAGAAGGTCGTCGTCGGCGGCGGCGTGTTCGTCGTGCCGTTCGTACAGCAGAGGTTCACGCTGGACCTCTCCAGCCGGCACATCCCCGTCGCCGTGCGGGGAGCGGTCACGCTGCGCGGCATCAAGGCCCACCTCGAGGGCGTCGCGATCGTCAAGGTGGGCGGGACCGAGGACTCGATCCGGGCCGCCGCCCAGCGCTTCCTCGTCCAGCAGGACGGGATCGTCGGCTTCACCCAGGAGGTGCTCTCCGGCGCGCTGCGCTCCATCGTCGGACGGATGTCGGTCGAGGACATCATCCGGGACCGGGCCGCCTTCGCCGGCCAGGTCGCCGAGGAGGCCGAGGCCAGCCTCTCCGGACAGGGCCTCGTGCTGGACGCCTTCCAGATCCAGGACATCACCACCGAGGGTTCCTACCTCGAGGACCTGGGGCGACCGGAGGCGGCACGGGCGAAGCAGGAGGCGGACATCGCGGAGGCGGTGGCCAGACGGGCCTCGGAGCAGGCGCGGCTGAAGGCCGAGGAGGAGATCGCCGTCGCGCAGCGGACGTTCGCCCTCAAGCAGGCCGAGATCAAGGCGGAGACGGACGAGGCCGCAGCAAGGGCCGCCGCCGCGGGGCCGCTCGCCGAGGCCGACCGGCAGCAGGAGATCCTCAGCCAGCAGGAGAAGGTCGCGGAGCGCCGGGCGGCCCTCACGGACAGGGAACTCGACACCCAGGTCCGCAAGCCCGCCGACGCGGCCCGCTACCAGGCCGAGCAGGAGGCCGAGGCACGCCGCGTCGCGCTGGTGAAGCAGGCCGAGGCCGACGCCCAGCGGGCCCGCCTGACCGGTGAGGGCGAGAAGGCGCACCGTGCGGCGCTCGCCGACGCGGTCCGCATCGAGGGCGAGGCGGACGCCGCCGCCATCGCCGCCAAGGGAGCGGCCGAGGCCGACGCCATGCACAAGAAGGCGGACGCCTTCGAGCGGTACGGCGACGCGGCGGTCCTGCAGATGCTGGTCGAGGTACTGCCGCAGGTGGTCGGCAAGGCCGCCGAGCCGCTCAGCGCGATCGACAAGATGACCGTCATCTCCACCGACGGTGCCGGAAAGCTGCCGCGGGCCGTCGCGGACAACGTCGCCCAGGGACTGGAGCTGCTGGGTTCCACGACGGGTGTCGACCTCGCCGAGGTACTGCGGGGCATCACGCAGAAGGGCACCACCCACAGGGGCTCCGCCCAGAAGGGCACCGGGCCGGAGTCCGGCAGCACCGCGGAGAACGGGGCGGTCGAGATCACCGGCTGA
- a CDS encoding bifunctional 4-hydroxy-2-oxoglutarate aldolase/2-dehydro-3-deoxy-phosphogluconate aldolase — MAAYPGALTPTEIHAAGRAGVPAVKLFPASAVSPRYVSDLSGPLPGIPLIPTGGISLTDIPAWIAAGAAAVGLGTPLIGTAATEGADDRLTTRCRRALAAVSESRAAR, encoded by the coding sequence GTGGCCGCCTACCCCGGCGCGCTCACACCCACCGAGATCCACGCCGCGGGCCGTGCCGGTGTACCCGCCGTGAAACTCTTCCCCGCCTCGGCAGTGTCGCCCCGGTACGTCTCGGACCTGAGCGGTCCGCTTCCGGGCATCCCCCTCATCCCCACCGGCGGCATCTCCCTGACCGACATCCCGGCATGGATCGCGGCCGGAGCCGCCGCCGTGGGCCTCGGCACGCCCCTGATCGGCACGGCGGCGACGGAGGGCGCCGACGACCGCCTCACCACCCGCTGCCGCCGGGCCCTCGCGGCCGTCTCCGAGAGCAGGGCCGCCCGGTGA
- a CDS encoding NAD-binding protein, whose protein sequence is MLVSGDDALAHRLAAELRDVYRQQVTLLVPPSRSSPGLPADSGAPSGGRALALLGRVSAGIVRTGGNRAAADGEGGRPNEMPVLETHDPDDDALREAGVETAQALALVHENDETNIRAALTARRLNPRLRLVIRLYNRKLGQHLEELLDQAAVLAVPGMAADDIDSSTTVLSDADTAAPALAATAVTGTSKIVQADGLLLRAAERPPPGSGGLAEPGLCTLALLSSTSSDPGGVEGSEDSGSAGPLLLPDDRAVAAAPRRGRIVLEAVTGPEAGPGSRLSGPALPFRELFSRRVRWSFAGVATAVAALAVASWLTGGGHPLHAAYITLLDLFAINDPAVDGETDRQILQLLTGLVGLLLLPLLVAAVLEALSSFRSATALRRPPRGLAGHVVLLGLGKIGTRVLGRLREIGIPVVCVENDPEARGVALARRLRVPVIIGDVTQEGVLDAARIHRAHALLALTSSDTTNLEAALYARSIASDLRVALRLYDDDFATAVYRTLRAAHPGALTRSRSVTSLSAPAFAGAMMGRQVLGAISVERRVLLFAALEVAELPRLEGHTIAEARRPGMWRVLALDMAAPGDRRPDLSAAPPDDGAEHTSGLLFDLHPGHLLRPGDRVVVAATRRGLAELLGHRTR, encoded by the coding sequence ATGCTCGTCAGCGGCGACGACGCCCTCGCCCATCGGCTCGCCGCCGAACTCCGCGACGTCTACCGGCAGCAGGTCACACTCCTCGTACCGCCGAGCCGCTCCTCCCCGGGCCTCCCCGCCGACTCGGGCGCTCCCTCGGGCGGCCGGGCCCTCGCCCTCCTCGGCAGGGTGTCGGCCGGCATCGTCCGTACGGGAGGGAACCGCGCGGCCGCCGACGGCGAGGGCGGACGGCCGAACGAGATGCCCGTCCTGGAGACCCACGACCCCGACGACGACGCGCTCCGGGAAGCCGGGGTGGAGACCGCCCAGGCGCTCGCGCTGGTGCACGAGAACGACGAGACCAACATCCGCGCCGCACTCACCGCACGCCGGCTGAACCCCCGGCTGCGCCTGGTCATCCGCCTCTACAACCGCAAGCTCGGCCAGCACCTCGAGGAACTGCTCGACCAGGCCGCCGTACTCGCCGTACCCGGCATGGCGGCGGACGACATCGACTCCTCCACGACCGTGCTGTCGGACGCCGACACCGCCGCTCCCGCGCTCGCCGCCACCGCGGTCACCGGCACCAGCAAGATCGTCCAGGCCGACGGGCTGCTTCTGCGCGCTGCCGAGCGGCCCCCGCCGGGATCCGGCGGCCTCGCCGAACCGGGCCTGTGCACCCTGGCGCTGCTGTCCTCGACCAGCAGCGACCCCGGCGGCGTGGAGGGCTCCGAGGACAGCGGCTCCGCGGGACCGCTCCTGCTGCCGGACGACCGCGCGGTCGCCGCCGCACCCCGCCGGGGACGGATCGTGCTCGAAGCCGTCACCGGACCGGAAGCGGGGCCCGGCAGCCGGCTGAGCGGTCCCGCGCTGCCCTTCCGGGAGCTCTTCTCCCGCCGTGTGCGCTGGTCGTTCGCGGGGGTGGCCACGGCCGTGGCGGCCCTGGCCGTCGCGAGCTGGCTCACCGGCGGCGGCCACCCGCTCCACGCCGCCTACATCACGCTGCTCGACCTGTTCGCCATCAACGACCCCGCGGTCGACGGGGAGACCGACCGCCAGATCCTTCAGCTGCTGACCGGCCTCGTGGGACTCCTTCTGCTGCCGCTGCTCGTCGCCGCCGTGCTGGAGGCGCTCAGCTCCTTCCGCTCCGCGACCGCCCTGCGCCGGCCGCCACGGGGTCTGGCCGGCCATGTCGTCCTGCTGGGCCTGGGCAAGATCGGAACCCGTGTCCTCGGCCGACTGCGCGAGATCGGCATCCCCGTCGTCTGCGTCGAGAACGACCCCGAGGCACGGGGAGTGGCACTCGCCCGCCGACTGCGCGTGCCCGTGATCATCGGGGACGTCACACAGGAGGGGGTGCTCGACGCGGCCAGAATCCACCGGGCCCACGCCCTGCTCGCCCTCACCAGCTCCGACACCACCAACCTGGAAGCCGCCCTGTACGCCCGCTCGATCGCCTCCGACCTCCGGGTGGCGCTCCGGCTCTACGACGACGACTTCGCCACCGCCGTCTACCGGACGCTGCGCGCCGCGCACCCCGGGGCGCTCACCCGCAGCAGGAGCGTGACCTCACTCTCCGCACCCGCCTTCGCCGGTGCCATGATGGGCCGCCAGGTGCTCGGAGCCATCTCCGTCGAGCGGAGGGTGCTGCTCTTCGCCGCGCTCGAAGTGGCCGAACTGCCGCGGCTGGAGGGCCACACCATCGCCGAAGCCCGCCGTCCGGGCATGTGGCGGGTGCTCGCCCTCGACATGGCGGCACCGGGCGACCGGCGTCCGGACCTGTCCGCCGCCCCGCCCGACGACGGGGCGGAGCACACCAGCGGTCTGCTCTTCGACCTCCATCCCGGACATCTGCTGCGCCCCGGAGACCGCGTGGTCGTCGCCGCCACCCGCCGCGGCCTGGCCGAACTGCTGGGGCACCGGACGCGGTAG
- a CDS encoding AMP-binding protein, which produces MRVPMTIADFLDRATLGFAASPAVVDEPSQPAPPVPVSTYGRLGERVRAWQAGLDALGVGEGERVAVVSHNSARLLELLFAVPMSGRICVPVNFRLKAEEIAYVVRQSGASVLLADPEVRESVEHIEADHRFVLGDQTESELMRFGVEPRPWSQPDEDATATINYTSGTTARPKGVQLTHRNIWVNGLTFGLHTRAWEGDVYMHTLPMFHCNGWGMPFVMAGLGVKQVVLRKVDGAEILRRVDEHGVTLMCGAPAVWNAVLDAAKGRRGGVPGRDRVRIVCAGAPPPSRMVQRVEEELGWEFTQIYGLTETSPLLTFNRARPGDAELPAGERARRLSRAGVPALGVKLRVADSGEVLARSNVVLDGYWEKPEETAAALEDGWFRTGDGGSIDDEDGHLTISDRKKDVIITGGENVSSIEVEDTVFGHPAVAEVAVIGVPDAKWGETVKALVVPAEGAAVSEAEIIAYCKERMAGYKAPTSVEFREAIPRTATGKIQKFRLREPYWAGSDHGVDRGVDRGNVRP; this is translated from the coding sequence ATGCGCGTTCCGATGACGATTGCCGACTTCCTGGACCGGGCGACGCTGGGTTTCGCCGCCAGTCCCGCGGTGGTCGACGAGCCGAGCCAGCCCGCGCCGCCGGTACCGGTGTCGACGTACGGGCGACTGGGCGAGCGGGTGCGGGCCTGGCAGGCGGGCCTGGACGCACTGGGGGTTGGGGAGGGTGAGCGGGTGGCGGTGGTCAGCCACAACTCGGCCCGTCTTCTGGAGCTGCTGTTCGCGGTGCCGATGAGCGGGCGGATCTGCGTGCCCGTCAACTTCCGTCTGAAGGCCGAGGAGATCGCGTACGTGGTGCGGCAGAGCGGTGCCTCCGTGCTGCTGGCCGATCCCGAGGTCCGGGAGTCGGTGGAACACATCGAGGCGGACCACCGGTTCGTGCTGGGGGATCAGACGGAGAGCGAACTGATGCGGTTCGGCGTGGAACCGCGCCCCTGGTCGCAGCCGGACGAGGACGCCACCGCGACGATCAACTACACCTCCGGAACGACGGCCCGTCCCAAGGGAGTCCAGCTCACGCACCGCAACATCTGGGTGAACGGCCTGACCTTCGGCCTGCACACCCGGGCGTGGGAGGGGGACGTGTACATGCACACGCTGCCGATGTTCCACTGCAACGGCTGGGGCATGCCGTTCGTGATGGCCGGGCTCGGCGTGAAGCAGGTGGTGCTGCGCAAGGTCGACGGGGCGGAGATCCTGCGGCGGGTGGACGAGCACGGGGTGACGCTGATGTGCGGTGCCCCGGCGGTGTGGAACGCGGTGCTGGACGCGGCGAAGGGCCGGCGCGGCGGAGTCCCGGGGCGGGACCGTGTGCGGATCGTGTGCGCGGGTGCGCCCCCGCCCAGCCGGATGGTCCAGCGGGTCGAGGAGGAACTGGGCTGGGAGTTCACGCAGATCTACGGTCTGACGGAGACCTCGCCGCTGCTGACGTTCAACCGCGCACGGCCCGGGGACGCGGAGCTGCCGGCCGGTGAACGGGCACGCAGACTGTCGCGGGCGGGGGTGCCCGCGCTCGGTGTGAAGCTTCGGGTCGCGGACTCGGGCGAGGTGCTGGCCCGGTCCAACGTGGTCCTGGACGGCTACTGGGAGAAGCCGGAGGAGACGGCGGCGGCACTGGAGGACGGCTGGTTCCGCACCGGGGACGGCGGCTCGATCGACGATGAGGACGGGCATCTGACGATCTCCGACAGGAAGAAGGACGTGATCATCACCGGCGGTGAGAACGTGTCGTCGATCGAGGTGGAGGACACCGTCTTCGGCCATCCGGCGGTGGCGGAGGTCGCGGTCATCGGGGTGCCGGATGCGAAGTGGGGTGAGACGGTCAAGGCACTGGTGGTGCCGGCCGAGGGGGCGGCGGTGAGCGAGGCGGAGATCATCGCGTACTGCAAGGAGCGGATGGCGGGGTACAAGGCGCCGACGAGTGTGGAGTTCCGGGAGGCGATCCCGCGGACGGCGACGGGCAAGATCCAGAAGTTCAGGCTGAGGGAGCCGTACTGGGCCGGCAGCGATCATGGGGTCGACCGTGGGGTCGACCGAGGGAACGTCCGCCCCTGA
- a CDS encoding LacI family DNA-binding transcriptional regulator yields MLGLIVPSVANPFWGTFARHLEAAALAEGFYMLLCNSERDPERERRYVEELWGDGIGGVVLCSSLPSLDHVKPTVEAGLGLVAFDRTAQPGDPHRAVNIGTDNVLGMRLATEHLLALGHTRLAFVSGSIGSVNRAERYSGFRQALDAAGLPGSAGIVWSGADTADFDDRDAAELGRVAALEILSAPRPPTAIVAINDMCALGVIAGAREAGLVAGRDVSVTGYDDIMLAGMAMPALTTVRQPVEEMAATAFTRLRQVMDGDEGETGRSILHRPALVVRDSTSAPAVSPVT; encoded by the coding sequence ATGCTCGGCCTCATCGTGCCGTCGGTGGCCAATCCGTTCTGGGGCACGTTCGCACGGCATCTTGAGGCGGCGGCGCTGGCCGAGGGCTTCTACATGCTGCTGTGCAACAGCGAGCGGGACCCGGAGCGGGAGCGCCGCTACGTGGAGGAGCTCTGGGGCGACGGCATCGGCGGGGTCGTCCTGTGCTCGTCCCTTCCCTCACTCGACCATGTGAAGCCCACCGTCGAGGCCGGGCTGGGCCTCGTGGCCTTCGACCGCACCGCCCAGCCCGGTGATCCGCACCGCGCGGTGAACATCGGGACGGACAACGTGCTCGGCATGCGCCTGGCGACGGAGCACCTGCTGGCCCTGGGGCACACGCGACTGGCCTTCGTGTCCGGCTCGATCGGGAGCGTCAACCGGGCGGAGCGCTACAGCGGGTTCCGGCAGGCCCTCGACGCCGCCGGGCTCCCCGGGTCGGCCGGCATCGTGTGGTCGGGAGCCGACACGGCGGACTTCGACGACCGGGACGCCGCCGAACTCGGACGTGTCGCCGCGCTGGAGATCCTTTCCGCCCCCCGGCCGCCGACCGCGATCGTCGCCATCAACGACATGTGCGCGCTCGGCGTCATCGCCGGTGCCAGGGAGGCGGGCCTGGTGGCCGGCCGCGACGTCTCCGTGACCGGCTACGACGACATCATGCTCGCGGGCATGGCCATGCCCGCGCTCACCACGGTGCGGCAGCCGGTGGAGGAGATGGCGGCCACCGCGTTCACCAGGCTGCGTCAGGTGATGGACGGTGACGAGGGGGAGACCGGCCGGTCCATCCTGCACCGGCCGGCCCTGGTGGTCCGCGACTCGACCTCGGCGCCCGCGGTGTCCCCGGTCACATAG
- the gcl gene encoding glyoxylate carboligase has protein sequence MPRMTAARAAVEILKREGVSHAFGVPGAAINPFYKALKEGGGIGHTLARHVEGASHMAEGYTRAAPGNIGVCIGTSGPAGTDMITGLYSAIGDSIPILCITGQAPTNVIHKEDFQAVDIASIAKPVTKAATTVLEAAQVPGVFQQAFHLMRSGRPGPVLIDLPIDVQLTEIEFDPETYEPLRVYKPAATRAQIEKALSFLLEAERPLIVSGGGVINADASDLLVEFAEITGTPVVPTLMGWGTIPDDHELNAGMVGLQTSHRYGNANFLESDFVLGIGNRWANRHTGYRLDVYTRGRKFVHVDIEPTQIGRIFAPDYGITSDAGAALELFVEAAKELKAAGRLPDRSAWAASTQERRATLQRRTHFDDIPIKPQRVYEEMNRSFGPETRYVTTIGLSQIAGAQMLHVYRPRHWINCGQAGPLGWTIPAALGAATADPETPVVALSGDYDFQFLIEELAVGAQHRIPYVHVLVNNSYLGLIRQAQLGLDIDYQVNLEFENVNSPELGVYGVDHVKVAEGLGCKAIRVTDPSELGAAFDQARKLAAEHRVPVVVEAILERITDIAMSRTADIGDVTEFEEVATEPGHAPTAIVPLRG, from the coding sequence ATGCCCCGTATGACCGCCGCCCGAGCGGCTGTTGAGATCCTCAAGCGTGAAGGCGTCAGCCATGCGTTCGGTGTGCCGGGCGCGGCGATCAACCCCTTCTACAAGGCCCTCAAGGAGGGCGGCGGCATCGGCCACACCCTGGCCCGCCACGTCGAGGGCGCCTCGCACATGGCCGAGGGCTACACCCGCGCCGCCCCGGGCAACATCGGCGTCTGCATCGGCACGTCGGGTCCCGCGGGCACCGACATGATCACCGGGCTGTACTCCGCCATCGGTGACTCGATTCCGATCCTGTGCATCACCGGCCAGGCGCCGACGAACGTGATCCACAAGGAGGACTTCCAGGCCGTCGACATCGCGTCGATCGCCAAGCCGGTCACCAAGGCGGCCACCACCGTCCTGGAGGCCGCACAGGTTCCCGGCGTCTTCCAGCAGGCGTTCCATCTGATGCGCTCCGGCCGCCCCGGCCCGGTCCTGATCGACCTGCCGATCGACGTCCAGCTCACCGAGATCGAGTTCGACCCCGAGACCTACGAGCCGCTGCGGGTCTACAAGCCCGCCGCGACCCGCGCCCAGATCGAGAAGGCGCTCTCCTTCCTCCTGGAGGCCGAACGCCCGCTGATCGTCTCCGGCGGGGGCGTCATCAACGCCGACGCCTCCGACCTGCTCGTCGAGTTCGCCGAGATCACCGGCACGCCGGTCGTCCCGACCCTGATGGGCTGGGGCACCATCCCGGACGACCACGAGCTCAACGCGGGCATGGTCGGCCTCCAGACCTCCCACCGCTACGGCAACGCCAACTTCCTGGAGTCCGACTTCGTCCTCGGCATCGGCAACCGCTGGGCCAACCGCCACACCGGCTACAGGCTCGACGTCTACACCCGGGGCCGGAAGTTCGTCCACGTCGACATCGAGCCCACCCAGATCGGCAGGATCTTCGCCCCCGACTACGGCATCACCTCGGACGCCGGGGCCGCGCTGGAGCTCTTCGTCGAGGCCGCCAAGGAGCTGAAGGCGGCCGGCAGGCTGCCCGACCGCTCCGCCTGGGCCGCCTCCACACAGGAGCGCAGGGCCACCCTCCAGCGCCGTACGCACTTCGACGACATCCCCATCAAGCCGCAGCGCGTCTACGAGGAGATGAACAGGTCCTTCGGTCCCGAGACGCGCTACGTCACCACCATCGGCCTCTCCCAGATCGCCGGCGCGCAGATGCTGCACGTCTACCGGCCACGCCACTGGATCAACTGCGGTCAGGCGGGCCCGCTCGGCTGGACCATCCCGGCGGCGCTGGGCGCGGCCACGGCCGACCCGGAGACGCCGGTGGTCGCCCTCTCCGGCGACTACGACTTCCAGTTCCTGATCGAGGAACTCGCGGTCGGCGCGCAGCACCGGATCCCGTACGTCCACGTCCTCGTGAACAACTCCTATCTGGGCCTGATCCGCCAGGCGCAGCTCGGCCTCGACATCGACTACCAGGTCAACCTGGAGTTCGAGAACGTCAACTCGCCGGAGCTGGGCGTCTACGGAGTCGACCACGTCAAGGTCGCCGAGGGCCTGGGGTGCAAGGCGATCCGCGTCACCGACCCGAGCGAACTGGGTGCCGCCTTCGACCAGGCCCGCAAGCTCGCCGCCGAGCACCGGGTTCCGGTCGTCGTCGAGGCGATCCTGGAGCGGATCACCGACATCGCGATGAGCCGTACCGCGGACATCGGCGACGTCACCGAGTTCGAGGAGGTCGCGACCGAGCCGGGCCACGCGCCGACCGCGATCGTGCCGCTCAGGGGCTGA